In one Neobacillus sp. WH10 genomic region, the following are encoded:
- the pheT gene encoding phenylalanine--tRNA ligase subunit beta, producing the protein MFVSYKWLQDYIDLSGVTAAELAEKITKSGIEVEGVEVLNEGIKGVVVGHVLEREQHPNADKLSKCLVDVGEEQPVQIICGAPNVAQGQKVAVAKVGAVLPGNFKIKRAKLRGEESNGMICSLTELGMEGKVVPKEYSEGIFVFPADAEVGVDALALLNRDDEVLELSLTPNRADCLSMLGVAYEVAAILGREVKLPETSLDPVTEKASDYIKIVVDAKEDNPLYVAKMIKNVKIGPSPLWMQTRLMSAGIRPHNNVVDITNYILLEYGQPLHAFDYDRLGSKEILVRRANDGEKFVTLDDVERTLSSDHLVITNGTEPVALAGVMGGANSEVTSDTTTVLLESAYFNGGTVRKASKDHGLRSEASARFEKGVDPNRVRVAGERAAYLMEKFAGGEVLDGAAEIDTLTIEPAVVSITLEKINRVLGTDLVMQDVKEIFERLQFAVSIEEDLITVTAPTRRGDIRIEEDLVEEVARLYGYDNIPKTLPIGSTTPGKLSDYQKKRRVVRQYLEGAGLYQAVTYSLTSEEKASQFALEKRDTIRLAMPMSEERSILRLSILPQLLEVIKYNSARQNDSLAVYETGAVFLANGVDTLPEEIEHLAGAVTGLWHSHPWQGEKKPVDFFVVKGILEGMFAKLGLAEQVKYVQAQVNGMHPGRTAEISLNGEIIGFVGQVHPSVQKELDLKDTYVFELSLKAVLEADIPVLQYEAIPRFPSITRDIALVVNRETVSGTLKEIILTAGAPLLKEALEFDLYEGDKMEAGKKSIAFSLKYVDPERTLTDEEVTKVHERVLEALKDKANAVLRG; encoded by the coding sequence ATGTTCGTTTCATATAAATGGCTCCAAGATTATATCGATTTATCTGGAGTAACAGCAGCAGAATTAGCTGAAAAAATCACTAAAAGCGGGATCGAAGTTGAAGGAGTAGAAGTATTAAACGAAGGCATTAAAGGTGTTGTTGTTGGTCATGTGCTAGAACGTGAGCAGCATCCAAATGCCGATAAATTAAGCAAATGTCTTGTTGATGTTGGCGAAGAGCAGCCAGTGCAAATTATTTGTGGTGCGCCAAATGTGGCACAAGGACAAAAGGTTGCTGTAGCAAAGGTTGGTGCCGTTTTACCTGGCAATTTTAAAATTAAACGGGCAAAGCTTCGCGGGGAAGAATCGAACGGAATGATTTGCTCCCTTACTGAGCTTGGAATGGAAGGAAAGGTTGTTCCAAAAGAATATTCCGAGGGTATCTTTGTTTTTCCAGCAGATGCTGAGGTTGGCGTCGATGCACTTGCCTTGTTAAATCGAGACGATGAGGTTCTGGAGCTTAGTTTAACACCAAACCGGGCTGATTGCTTAAGTATGCTGGGGGTAGCTTATGAGGTGGCAGCGATTCTTGGAAGAGAGGTAAAGCTTCCTGAAACAAGCTTGGATCCTGTTACTGAAAAAGCTTCTGATTATATAAAGATTGTCGTAGACGCGAAAGAGGATAACCCATTATATGTGGCAAAAATGATCAAAAATGTAAAAATTGGTCCGTCACCTCTTTGGATGCAGACACGATTAATGTCCGCTGGAATCCGTCCTCATAATAATGTTGTCGATATTACTAACTATATTTTATTAGAATACGGTCAGCCGCTTCATGCGTTTGATTATGACCGTTTGGGATCAAAAGAAATTCTTGTCCGCCGTGCAAACGATGGCGAGAAATTTGTAACGCTTGATGATGTTGAACGGACACTTTCATCTGATCATCTTGTCATTACTAATGGTACAGAGCCAGTTGCACTTGCTGGTGTTATGGGAGGAGCCAATTCTGAAGTTACTTCAGATACAACGACCGTTCTATTGGAATCCGCATATTTTAATGGTGGTACTGTCAGAAAAGCTTCAAAAGATCACGGCTTAAGAAGTGAGGCAAGTGCGCGGTTTGAAAAAGGGGTTGACCCTAATCGTGTTCGTGTTGCAGGTGAACGTGCTGCTTACTTGATGGAAAAGTTTGCTGGTGGTGAAGTTTTAGATGGAGCTGCCGAAATTGATACATTAACCATTGAACCGGCCGTTGTTTCGATTACTCTTGAAAAAATCAATCGGGTCCTTGGAACAGATTTAGTAATGCAGGATGTAAAAGAGATCTTCGAGCGCTTACAATTTGCTGTAAGTATCGAGGAAGATTTGATTACAGTAACGGCTCCAACTCGCCGCGGTGATATCAGAATCGAAGAAGATTTAGTGGAAGAAGTTGCCCGCCTTTATGGTTATGACAACATTCCTAAAACATTACCAATTGGGTCAACTACACCGGGGAAATTGTCAGACTATCAAAAGAAACGCCGTGTAGTCCGGCAGTACCTCGAGGGTGCAGGATTATATCAAGCTGTAACTTACTCTTTAACAAGTGAGGAAAAGGCTTCACAATTTGCCTTAGAAAAACGTGACACTATTCGTCTTGCAATGCCAATGAGTGAAGAGCGCAGCATCCTCCGTTTAAGCATTTTGCCACAACTATTGGAGGTTATAAAATACAATAGTGCTCGTCAAAATGATAGCTTAGCTGTGTATGAAACTGGTGCCGTATTCTTAGCGAATGGAGTGGACACTCTTCCGGAGGAAATAGAGCATTTAGCTGGAGCGGTAACCGGCTTGTGGCACAGCCATCCATGGCAGGGAGAAAAGAAACCAGTAGACTTCTTCGTAGTTAAAGGGATTTTAGAAGGTATGTTTGCCAAGCTCGGTCTGGCGGAACAGGTAAAATATGTTCAGGCACAAGTAAACGGCATGCATCCTGGTCGTACAGCAGAAATTAGCTTGAATGGTGAAATAATCGGCTTCGTCGGTCAAGTACACCCAAGCGTCCAAAAAGAACTTGATTTAAAAGATACCTATGTATTTGAACTATCATTAAAAGCAGTACTAGAAGCAGACATACCTGTATTACAATACGAAGCAATCCCACGCTTCCCATCTATCACAAGAGACATTGCCCTAGTGGTAAACAGAGAAACGGTGTCAGGTACCCTAAAGGAAATAATTTTAACGGCGGGTGCTCCGCTTCTGAAGGAAGCTTTAGAGTTTGATTTATATGAGGGAGACAAGATGGAGGCAGGTAAGAAATCGATTGCTTTCTCACTTAAATATGTTGATCCTGAACGCACATTGACTGATGAAGAGGTTACAAAGGTTCATGAGCGCGTGCTTGAAGCCTTGAAAGATAAGGCTAACGCGGTATTAAGAGGTTAA
- the pheS gene encoding phenylalanine--tRNA ligase subunit alpha produces the protein MQERLKELQEEAIQKIEQSASLKELNDIRVAYLGKKGPITEVLRGMGKLSAEERPVMGALANEVREAIAVKIEAKQKGLEEAAVLEKLASESIDVTLPGRPVKVGNHHPLTRIIEEIEDLFIGMGYQVAEGPEVEQDYYNFEALNLPKGHPARDMQDSFYITEEILMRTHTSPVQARTMEKHQGKGPIKIICPGKVYRRDNDDATHSHQFMQIEGLVVGENIRMSDLKGTLEVFAKKMFGEDREIRLRPSFFPFTEPSVEMDISCKICGGHGCSVCKQTGWIEILGAGMVHPNVLEMAGYDSKKYTGFAFGMGPERIAMLKYGVDDIRHFYTNDVRFLKQFSKHE, from the coding sequence GTGCAAGAACGATTAAAGGAATTGCAGGAAGAGGCTATTCAAAAAATTGAACAATCTGCAAGCTTAAAAGAATTGAATGACATCCGAGTTGCGTATTTAGGTAAAAAAGGTCCAATAACTGAGGTACTGCGCGGGATGGGTAAGCTTTCTGCTGAGGAACGCCCAGTAATGGGGGCACTCGCAAATGAAGTTCGTGAAGCGATTGCGGTAAAAATCGAAGCAAAACAAAAGGGGTTAGAAGAGGCGGCTGTCCTTGAAAAGTTAGCTTCGGAAAGCATTGATGTTACTCTCCCTGGACGACCAGTTAAGGTAGGAAACCATCATCCGCTGACAAGAATCATTGAAGAAATAGAAGATTTATTTATTGGTATGGGCTATCAGGTCGCTGAAGGTCCTGAGGTTGAACAAGATTATTATAACTTCGAAGCTCTTAATTTACCGAAGGGACATCCTGCCCGTGATATGCAGGACTCGTTCTATATCACCGAAGAAATTTTAATGAGAACTCATACATCTCCTGTCCAAGCGAGAACAATGGAAAAACATCAAGGTAAGGGTCCAATTAAAATTATTTGCCCAGGTAAAGTGTACCGTCGCGATAATGATGACGCGACTCATTCTCATCAATTCATGCAAATCGAGGGACTTGTGGTCGGCGAGAATATCCGTATGAGTGACCTCAAAGGAACATTAGAGGTTTTTGCGAAAAAAATGTTTGGCGAAGACCGCGAAATCCGCTTAAGACCAAGTTTCTTCCCATTCACAGAACCGTCTGTTGAAATGGATATTTCTTGTAAAATTTGTGGCGGCCATGGCTGCAGCGTTTGTAAGCAAACAGGCTGGATTGAAATTCTTGGCGCAGGCATGGTTCATCCAAACGTCCTTGAAATGGCTGGATATGACTCTAAAAAATACACTGGATTCGCCTTCGGTATGGGACCAGAGCGTATCGCGATGTTAAAATACGGTGTCGATGACATTAGACATTTTTATACAAATGATGTTCGTTTCTTAAAGCAATTTTCAAAACATGAATAG
- a CDS encoding RNA methyltransferase, giving the protein MKHIESVNNPKVKQWKKLLTKKERDKSGTFLIEGFHLVEEALIQGEQILEVIVSEKVGLPPRWDFGGTPVILVTEEISNSLSETEAPQGIYAICHQANPEVRDAKTFLLIDAVQDPGNLGTMIRTADAAGIDAVVVGRGSVDLFNSKVLRSAQGSHFHLPIIRGDLHEWINKLLEKNIPVYGTALEGASAYTDISSGDSFALIVGNEGNGVGKDILSSTTANLYIPIYGKSESLNVAVATGILLYYLKK; this is encoded by the coding sequence TTGAAACATATTGAATCTGTAAATAATCCTAAGGTAAAACAATGGAAAAAACTTTTAACCAAAAAAGAGCGGGATAAGTCTGGCACATTTTTAATAGAAGGCTTTCATTTAGTGGAAGAGGCGTTAATACAAGGTGAGCAAATTTTAGAAGTAATTGTTTCGGAAAAAGTAGGCTTGCCGCCGCGCTGGGATTTCGGTGGAACACCGGTCATCCTTGTTACGGAGGAGATTTCGAATTCTTTATCCGAGACAGAGGCGCCACAAGGAATTTATGCGATCTGCCACCAAGCAAACCCGGAAGTTCGAGATGCAAAAACCTTCCTACTTATCGATGCGGTTCAGGATCCCGGTAATCTTGGTACGATGATCCGTACAGCTGATGCAGCTGGGATTGATGCCGTCGTCGTTGGCCGCGGCAGTGTGGATCTTTTTAACTCAAAGGTGTTAAGATCGGCGCAGGGAAGTCATTTTCACCTTCCAATCATCAGAGGTGACCTGCACGAATGGATAAACAAACTTTTAGAAAAAAATATTCCTGTATACGGAACAGCACTAGAAGGGGCATCTGCATACACTGATATTTCAAGTGGAGATTCTTTTGCATTGATTGTTGGGAATGAGGGAAACGGTGTCGGTAAAGATATTCTTTCAAGCACGACTGCTAACCTTTATATTCCGATTTACGGCAAAAGTGAGTCGCTAAATGTAGCAGTTGCGACCGGGATTCTGCTCTATTATTTAAAAAAATAG
- the sspI gene encoding small acid-soluble spore protein SspI gives MNLNLRNAIIHNVSGNTQAELEDTIVDAIQNGEEKMLPGLGVLFEIIWKNSSEEEKKEMLTVLENGLK, from the coding sequence ATGAATTTAAACCTAAGAAATGCCATTATTCACAATGTTTCTGGCAATACGCAGGCAGAGTTAGAAGATACAATCGTAGATGCGATTCAAAATGGGGAAGAAAAGATGCTACCTGGACTTGGAGTTTTGTTTGAAATCATTTGGAAAAATTCATCTGAGGAAGAGAAGAAAGAAATGCTTACAGTCCTTGAAAACGGGCTAAAATAA
- a CDS encoding M42 family metallopeptidase, translating to MAKLDETLTMLKDLTDAKGIPGNEREVREVMKKYIEPFADELTTDGLGSLIAKKVGKSGGPKIMVAGHLDEVGFMVTQIDDKGFLRFQTVGGWWGQVMLAQRVTVVTRKGDVTGIIGSKPPHVLSVEARKKPVEIKDMFIDIGASSREEAGEWGVRPGDMVVPYFEFTVMNNEKMLLAKAWDNRIGCAIAIDVLKQLKDVDHPNEVYAVGNVQEEVGLRGAKTASAKIQPDIGFAVDVGIAGDTPGITEKESISKMGKGPQVVIYDASLVAHKGLRDFVTDTADELNIPYQFESIPGGGTDAGSIHVTHNGVPALAITIATRYIHSHAAMLHRDDYENAVKLIVEVIKRLDRETVDKITFE from the coding sequence ATGGCAAAACTTGATGAAACATTAACGATGTTAAAGGATTTAACTGATGCCAAAGGGATTCCTGGCAATGAGCGTGAAGTGCGCGAAGTGATGAAGAAATACATAGAACCATTTGCTGATGAATTGACAACCGATGGACTTGGCAGTTTAATTGCTAAAAAGGTCGGGAAATCCGGAGGTCCGAAAATTATGGTTGCCGGCCACTTAGATGAAGTTGGCTTCATGGTTACCCAAATCGACGACAAAGGATTTCTCCGTTTCCAAACAGTCGGCGGCTGGTGGGGCCAGGTTATGCTCGCACAACGCGTAACAGTTGTTACGAGAAAGGGCGATGTAACAGGGATTATTGGTTCAAAGCCTCCGCATGTTCTTTCGGTAGAAGCTCGTAAAAAGCCGGTGGAAATTAAAGATATGTTTATTGACATCGGTGCTTCAAGCCGAGAGGAAGCTGGGGAGTGGGGCGTCCGTCCAGGTGATATGGTTGTGCCATATTTCGAATTTACCGTCATGAACAATGAGAAAATGTTGTTGGCGAAAGCATGGGATAATCGCATTGGCTGTGCGATTGCGATTGATGTATTGAAGCAATTAAAAGATGTGGATCACCCAAATGAGGTTTATGCTGTAGGAAATGTTCAGGAAGAGGTTGGTTTGCGCGGGGCAAAGACAGCTTCAGCAAAAATTCAACCAGATATCGGCTTTGCGGTTGATGTGGGTATTGCAGGCGACACACCTGGAATTACGGAAAAAGAATCGATTAGTAAAATGGGTAAAGGACCACAGGTAGTAATCTATGATGCATCGCTTGTAGCCCATAAAGGCTTGCGTGATTTTGTCACGGATACAGCGGATGAACTAAATATCCCATATCAATTCGAATCGATCCCTGGCGGTGGAACGGATGCAGGTTCGATCCATGTAACACATAATGGCGTCCCTGCACTGGCGATTACTATTGCTACACGTTATATCCATTCACATGCAGCGATGCTTCACCGTGATGATTACGAAAACGCAGTTAAATTGATTGTCGAAGTCATCAAACGCTTAGACCGTGAGACAGTTGATAAAATTACCTTTGAATAA